One window of Candidatus Methylomirabilis limnetica genomic DNA carries:
- a CDS encoding DUF4268 domain-containing protein, translated as MRPPPIPIMCQPNEVVRATPAAKSSGALTEIQQMQLECWTMFRDRLLEKKVLLLVQTPGPQYWLEIALGRSNIFLSNILDTYAGRIGIRIYRGNRIAEAALAQLEKDKDAIEKEIGEKLSWNPTPEKRDKIIGLFRNADVSNRDAWPEYCDWLVDCVGEFHQACVWRIKALT; from the coding sequence GTGAGGCCTCCCCCTATCCCGATTATGTGTCAGCCGAATGAAGTTGTTCGCGCAACACCTGCCGCCAAATCTTCGGGAGCACTGACCGAGATTCAGCAGATGCAGTTGGAGTGTTGGACGATGTTCCGGGATCGACTGCTGGAAAAGAAGGTTCTTCTATTGGTGCAGACTCCCGGACCGCAATACTGGCTTGAGATAGCGCTCGGTCGATCGAATATATTTCTTTCGAATATTCTTGATACCTATGCTGGTCGGATCGGGATCCGGATATACAGAGGCAATCGAATCGCGGAGGCAGCACTCGCTCAGTTGGAGAAAGATAAAGATGCCATCGAAAAGGAAATCGGTGAGAAACTGTCCTGGAATCCGACTCCGGAAAAGCGCGACAAAATAATCGGCCTGTTCAGGAACGCGGATGTATCGAATCGAGATGCATGGCCAGAGTACTGTGACTGGCTGGTGGATTGTGTTGGGGAATTCCATCAGGCGTGTGTGTGGCGAATCAAAGCCCTCACGTGA
- a CDS encoding metallophosphoesterase family protein encodes MRFLHCADIHLDSPLRGLERYEGAPVEEVRGATRRAFENMVQCALRERVDFVVIAGDLYDGDWPDFNTGLFFAKGMAQLGESGIAVYVVRGNHDAANKLTRSLPLPKNVYLFPDKDPKTLTDDNLGLAVHGQSFTTAAVLDDLAVDYPKAVPGCFNLGVLHTSLNGRPSHDNYAPTTESILKSKGYDYWALGHVHAREIVSKDPWVVYPGNPQGRHIREQGAKGCELVTVEEGSIATEAIELDVLRWTELVVDVAGLPDLDALLDRAAAGVRTELAHADGRILGLRFRLQGVGPVHRAVSAQPDVVAEQLRAVALEVSGGNAWLEKVDIRVRPVVDFDQLAIGDDPVGLLVRELRSLARNQDVLASLATEALKELRQKLPAELVQDEALRLDAPEVLQDLLGEAEAELLARLAGENGAP; translated from the coding sequence ATGCGGTTTCTTCATTGTGCGGATATCCACCTCGACAGTCCTCTACGTGGTCTGGAGCGCTATGAGGGTGCGCCCGTGGAGGAGGTAAGGGGCGCGACCCGGCGCGCGTTCGAGAATATGGTTCAATGCGCTCTCCGGGAGCGGGTTGATTTCGTTGTCATCGCCGGAGATCTCTACGACGGAGATTGGCCGGACTTTAATACAGGACTTTTCTTTGCGAAGGGAATGGCGCAGCTCGGGGAGTCGGGCATCGCTGTCTATGTGGTCCGAGGAAACCACGATGCGGCGAACAAGCTGACGCGATCGCTTCCGCTACCCAAGAATGTCTACTTGTTCCCGGACAAGGATCCCAAGACACTGACCGACGACAACCTCGGCTTGGCGGTCCACGGGCAAAGTTTCACGACGGCAGCCGTTCTGGACGATCTTGCTGTCGATTACCCTAAAGCGGTACCGGGGTGTTTCAACCTCGGGGTGCTACACACATCGCTGAACGGTAGGCCAAGTCATGACAACTACGCGCCGACCACGGAGTCGATTCTCAAGTCCAAGGGCTACGATTACTGGGCATTGGGGCACGTCCATGCAAGGGAAATCGTGTCTAAGGATCCGTGGGTGGTGTATCCCGGCAACCCTCAGGGCCGGCATATTAGAGAGCAGGGTGCGAAGGGCTGCGAACTGGTGACCGTGGAGGAGGGAAGCATCGCCACAGAGGCGATTGAGCTGGATGTCTTGCGCTGGACTGAGCTCGTGGTCGACGTCGCGGGACTACCGGATCTCGATGCGCTGCTGGATCGAGCCGCGGCCGGCGTGAGAACTGAACTGGCACACGCTGATGGGCGAATCTTGGGCCTTCGGTTCCGGTTGCAAGGGGTAGGTCCCGTGCATCGCGCAGTGTCCGCACAACCGGACGTAGTTGCCGAGCAGTTGCGCGCCGTCGCGCTCGAGGTCTCTGGGGGTAATGCCTGGCTGGAGAAAGTCGACATCCGTGTGCGACCGGTCGTCGATTTCGATCAGCTCGCGATCGGCGACGATCCCGTTGGGCTGCTGGTCCGGGAACTAAGATCTCTCGCCCGGAATCAGGACGTATTGGCCTCGCTAGCCACTGAGGCGTTGAAGGAGTTGAGGCAGAAGCTCCCGGCTGAGTTGGTTCAGGATGAGGCCTTGCGGCTCGATGCGCCGGAGGTACTACAAGATCTACTGGGCGAGGCTGAGGCTGAATTGCTGGCCCGTCTGGCTGGCGAAAACGGTGCGCCATGA
- a CDS encoding YhaN family protein translates to MKFTRIYLKAFGPFRDRVIELPNHTGKNFHVVFGPNEAGKSTTLRAVTGFLFGIPERTGDAFLHDYTALRVGATLLMPDGSRLSAMRRKARKSTLFAIDEESGAETTDRPLPEGAIAGLLGGLDQALYQTLFGLDLNGLVIGSDELLRGEGDVGRSLFQAAAGLASLRTLMAGLENEAAGAFKPRGSTGRLNRALNEFDEQKRALKDATIRSYAWENIERKYRHADATHAQMREALKNTRTERQRLERVRANLPLVAERMAKQAELATLSSVPRLALDAAQRRVTAQERLRGAEETRAAAETLLTQLKAELEGLIVRRTVLERASAIEQAFHGLGAYRVAHDTLPRLTAERGAHTDRMIQLLQEIEPASAVDQAAALLPQETFVARVQSLVEEHARLTERDEQLDAQVRAKEATIERLGERMTSLPEPAPVDELEASLVGVANVADLDIRKRKLARDIAELEAKLQRDTTALWGGSVSDLIGLAVPLPETATAFEGEFASLAQDEHLVEERVAALIRDLEERRRELKVLAATGEVVTQAEVVVARGERDERWSQMRRTYIERTIEAAERPTGHQTLQSVARTFEEAIKEADRLADLLHADTQRATNLEATRQRITDMRSEMQRNEGQREILAGRRQELQRRWEALIAPLRRSELPPAALREWLSRHQRLVDKQGDLDRLCLERDAVAADLSQARAALDRALVACGLVGCTVEEPVAGALARANQAMNTARSAREERTSVAALIHAGKAELRDLQNQRQQAAVRIAEWGQDWRAAAERLRLAANALPSEAKTRLDQFSRLATTLSERVKLDKEISSHHAVLNAFTASVTEIGQAVEQSSDGHDPDALAVRLYADLRDTRTTETKRQQVANDIDRETRTLAQAETAAQHARKQLDELVQQAGCMVADELPDIEAKATRKQILQQRLLEIDEQLVQQNARLIDDVVREADGFSLDGLVQQIADLATQTEELELQVDASQGALFGAKQQLDAIDGSPAAAEAQQALSAISARIAKEARSYARVRLAGAVLSRVVQVYREQHQGPLLQRAGEVFARITLGSVSGLTVDYEGDNQVLLGVRPDGARVSVAGMSQGTRDQLFLSLRLAAIEQHIDGRGPMPVIVDDLLVQFDDDRAVATLKVLSELSKKTQVLFFTHHRHLVELARSPDLALAILVHNL, encoded by the coding sequence ATGAAGTTCACGCGCATTTACCTGAAGGCATTCGGACCTTTCCGCGACCGCGTGATCGAACTGCCGAATCATACCGGCAAGAATTTTCATGTCGTCTTCGGGCCAAACGAAGCCGGCAAGTCCACGACGCTGCGGGCGGTGACCGGGTTCCTGTTTGGCATTCCCGAACGGACCGGCGACGCTTTTCTCCATGACTACACCGCGCTGCGAGTGGGCGCGACCCTGCTCATGCCCGACGGCAGCCGCCTATCGGCGATGCGCCGCAAAGCCCGCAAGAGCACTCTGTTTGCCATCGACGAAGAATCCGGCGCCGAGACGACGGACCGGCCGCTGCCTGAGGGGGCGATTGCGGGGCTCCTCGGTGGGCTCGACCAGGCGCTCTACCAGACCCTTTTCGGGCTGGATCTGAATGGTCTCGTTATCGGCAGCGACGAATTGTTGCGCGGTGAAGGTGACGTGGGCCGGAGCCTGTTCCAGGCCGCTGCAGGCCTGGCCAGTCTGCGCACCCTGATGGCAGGTCTGGAGAATGAAGCCGCAGGCGCCTTCAAGCCCCGTGGTTCGACGGGCAGGCTCAACCGTGCGCTGAACGAGTTCGATGAACAGAAGCGCGCCCTGAAAGATGCGACGATTCGCTCCTATGCGTGGGAGAACATTGAACGGAAATACCGCCACGCGGACGCCACACACGCGCAGATGCGCGAGGCTTTGAAGAACACGCGTACTGAACGCCAACGCCTGGAACGCGTCCGGGCCAACTTACCTCTGGTTGCCGAGCGCATGGCAAAGCAAGCGGAGTTGGCGACACTCTCCAGCGTTCCACGTCTCGCACTGGACGCGGCGCAGCGCCGTGTCACCGCCCAGGAACGCCTGCGCGGTGCAGAGGAAACCAGGGCCGCAGCAGAGACACTACTCACACAGTTGAAGGCTGAGCTGGAAGGTCTGATCGTCCGTCGCACAGTGCTGGAGCGCGCGAGCGCCATTGAACAGGCGTTTCATGGGCTGGGCGCGTATCGCGTGGCGCACGACACGCTCCCGCGCCTCACTGCCGAGCGCGGTGCGCACACGGACAGGATGATCCAGCTGCTTCAGGAAATCGAGCCGGCCTCTGCGGTGGACCAGGCAGCGGCGCTGTTGCCTCAGGAAACCTTCGTCGCCCGCGTGCAATCACTCGTCGAAGAGCACGCGCGTCTCACCGAACGCGACGAACAGCTCGACGCGCAGGTCCGCGCGAAGGAGGCCACCATCGAGCGCCTCGGCGAGCGTATGACGTCACTTCCAGAGCCCGCACCGGTGGACGAACTAGAGGCGTCTCTAGTCGGCGTGGCTAATGTGGCCGATCTGGACATCAGGAAGCGCAAGCTCGCTCGCGATATCGCCGAGCTGGAAGCCAAGCTGCAACGTGACACGACGGCGTTGTGGGGCGGCAGCGTGTCCGATCTTATTGGACTGGCTGTGCCGCTGCCCGAGACGGCCACGGCTTTCGAGGGGGAATTCGCCTCCCTCGCCCAGGATGAGCACCTTGTGGAAGAAAGAGTGGCTGCGCTCATCCGTGATCTCGAAGAGCGTCGCCGTGAACTCAAGGTGCTGGCCGCCACGGGCGAGGTCGTCACACAGGCCGAAGTCGTTGTGGCGCGTGGCGAGCGGGACGAACGATGGTCGCAGATGCGCCGCACGTACATCGAGCGGACCATAGAAGCGGCCGAACGTCCGACTGGCCATCAGACCCTGCAATCAGTCGCACGCACATTCGAGGAAGCGATCAAGGAAGCGGACCGCCTGGCAGATCTGTTGCACGCCGATACCCAGAGAGCAACGAACTTGGAGGCGACGCGCCAGCGCATCACCGACATGCGGTCCGAAATGCAGCGCAACGAGGGGCAGCGTGAGATCCTTGCCGGCCGGCGACAGGAGTTGCAGCGCCGCTGGGAGGCGCTCATCGCGCCCCTGCGTCGTTCGGAACTGCCCCCTGCGGCCCTACGCGAGTGGCTGTCGCGCCACCAACGCCTGGTGGATAAACAGGGCGACCTGGACAGGTTATGCCTCGAGCGGGATGCAGTCGCTGCCGACCTCTCACAAGCGAGGGCCGCTCTGGACAGGGCGCTTGTGGCCTGCGGACTTGTTGGCTGCACGGTAGAAGAGCCCGTAGCGGGTGCCCTTGCACGTGCCAATCAGGCCATGAATACCGCCAGGAGCGCGAGGGAGGAACGAACCTCCGTGGCCGCTCTCATTCACGCGGGGAAGGCGGAGCTGCGGGACCTGCAGAATCAGCGGCAGCAAGCAGCGGTGAGGATTGCCGAATGGGGGCAGGACTGGCGCGCGGCAGCGGAACGACTGAGGCTCGCGGCGAATGCTCTCCCGTCCGAGGCAAAGACCAGACTTGATCAGTTCTCCCGTTTGGCGACGACCCTTAGCGAACGAGTCAAGCTCGACAAGGAAATCAGCAGCCATCACGCAGTCCTCAATGCCTTTACGGCCAGCGTCACTGAGATTGGACAGGCGGTTGAGCAATCTTCAGACGGCCATGACCCGGATGCCCTTGCCGTACGCCTCTACGCCGATCTGCGCGACACTCGCACGACGGAGACGAAGCGACAGCAAGTGGCAAACGACATCGACCGCGAAACCCGGACGCTTGCCCAGGCCGAGACCGCCGCGCAGCACGCGAGGAAGCAGCTGGACGAGCTCGTTCAGCAAGCGGGATGCATGGTGGCGGACGAGTTGCCCGACATCGAAGCAAAGGCAACACGAAAGCAGATCTTACAGCAGCGACTGCTAGAAATCGATGAGCAGCTCGTCCAACAGAATGCCCGCCTCATTGACGACGTAGTGCGTGAAGCGGATGGGTTCAGCCTCGACGGCCTCGTGCAGCAGATCGCGGACTTGGCAACGCAGACGGAAGAATTAGAGCTGCAGGTTGATGCTTCCCAGGGCGCGCTATTCGGTGCCAAGCAGCAACTGGACGCGATCGATGGTAGCCCCGCCGCCGCCGAAGCTCAGCAGGCCTTATCGGCGATCTCGGCACGAATTGCAAAGGAAGCTCGCTCCTACGCGCGGGTTCGGCTGGCGGGAGCTGTGCTGAGTCGAGTGGTCCAAGTCTACCGCGAGCAGCATCAAGGGCCGCTACTTCAGCGGGCTGGAGAGGTCTTCGCCAGGATTACCTTGGGAAGCGTTTCGGGGCTGACGGTCGATTATGAAGGTGACAACCAAGTCCTGCTCGGTGTTCGACCGGACGGCGCCCGTGTTTCGGTAGCAGGTATGAGCCAAGGGACGCGCGACCAGCTGTTTCTTTCGCTGAGGCTCGCGGCGATCGAGCAGCACATAGATGGACGCGGCCCGATGCCCGTCATTGTTGACGATCTACTCGTGCAGTTTGATGATGATCGCGCGGTTGCAACCCTAAAAGTGCTCAGCGAACTGAGCAAGAAGACCCAGGTCCTGTTTTTCACGCATCACAGGCATTTGGTTGAGCTTGCGCGATCCCCAGATCTGGCCTTGGCTATCTTGGTTCATAACCTATAG